A segment of the Macrobrachium rosenbergii isolate ZJJX-2024 chromosome 8, ASM4041242v1, whole genome shotgun sequence genome:
ATTAGTGCTTggctgggaacagaacccccgccgttacccagggactgcctatacttCTCAAGAGAGTCAGTCCTGACAAATGTGCAAGCATGCTAAATATAATCACCTCTGAAACACAGACAGCTACATGATTACCACAGTCCATCCACATGAAGGATAAggttaaaactggaaaaataaatgactaTTTAAATTACCTTTAAGTATCATTTAGGATAGAGACAACAAAAAAAGAGGGACCACTCTTTCACTGTAAAAAGGTGTCTAATGACATCACACCTTATCTTGGCTAAGCTAATAAGAGACGCTTCCAAGACAACCGAAGAGTCCCTGACACACCACTCAATCTCAGGTTTTATCTATCACATTATATGGCCTGGCCAACTACAAGGAGTATCACGTTTGTGAGGAAGTATCAGGAGTAATCTGGACTGAAATTTAAATGATTCATTATTATAAGTCACCAACTACCGCCTGTGTTGAAACTCCACGGCTTAAAGGTAATTTCCGACTGCTAAGGGCATACAAGGTGGTTCACAGTCTTTGCTTgaaagttttatgaatataagaaaacttAATCAAGCAGCTATGAAATACAGTAAAGTACAtatcttcatttgtaaatattcttgataaaaacCCTCCCTCCTGTCCTACATTTGTACACAACACCAGTAGTGCATGTTCCAAGTTCATTATTAACAACGAACATTTCTTCCTATGAGTCATAAAAAACAGAATAACtttaaatcacaatttttaacttttcatcacTGAATACTATACAGAGGACTTGAAATACCTGGGAGTTAAAAGTGAGTGAAACAGGGCATCAGCTACAGCTGTACACTCAGTGGGATCATAAATAACATAGTACAGTACATGTAAGAAATGTAACTATTAATGCATACATTTTAGCATATGGTATTATACAAGCTGAAAACCACCTTCTGAACTAcctgtaatatttttcatgaaatgttgGATATAACTGATCCTCAAAAGATTATCCATGTAGAACTGTATCTCACATATATGAAGTCTGTAAAAAGTGAGTCCACTGTATGAGTTTTCccaaataaaatgtcataaaatgtcttccattttctatatctaattttttttaatcagtcctgacctttggaaataaaatatcttGCTTGATCAGTAAGTTCCTGGATACCACCACAGATAAAATTCAACTATATATCAATCTTCACTAACAAACCAACAgtgctatttttcaaaatatgatgCCAATTGATGAACAATAAAACTTCAGTAAAATAGGAGTTCTATAGTAATCTTCAAGTTCTTAGCcgatgaaaactgaaaagtacACAAGTAAACACTTTCTTACATTGCCTTGAATTGGAATCATCTGACAAGGCACAGTCTAACATTTAACTATGTTCAGCTAAATTTGCTTTAAGTTTAAAGTTCACTGTCCTCTCATTCCTTAAAACACCTAGTACTTCAGACATGCAATGATCGATTTCTAGTAAACGCCCTCACACAGTACCATGAAGTTTCTAGATTCAAACCTTTATGCCTTTACTAAAGTATGAATAAACATGCTAAAAAATGTTGCTGAAGTCCAACAAAGCATTAACAGCCTACTAATAACAATacaacaaacatgcaaaacaCTTGCAGTTTAAGACAAAATGAGAAGGCTACTGCACTTGACTAGAAAAATTATCATCTGTTTTTCTAGAGGGTTGGGAATCTATTGACTGGAAAATGGACTAGTAACTGCAATTGTCAACTGAACACACTTCAACCTAGTTCGAGGATAGCAGTCATTCAGACTTGGCACATTCCATTCATCTACCAAGGTTTATATGGAGCCCTCGAGTCAAGTTCCTAAGTTGCTAGAAACAATCTGATTTTTCACTACAGTAGTCAGACACCCCATCAACTTACACATCATCtcattaacttttaattttctttctagtGGTAATGGTGCAGCAGTgtatctgaaaaactaacaggTGTGAGTGAATATTTTACTAGACAACAGGTGTAACATGACTTCTCATACTTTTGGAGAGGTGCAAATCTGAAGTCAACAACTAACCAAATCTGGAATGCAACAGTACTTACCAGACATCTTTATCAATATGATAATTCAAGATCTGCATCTAAAGCACAAATCACTTTATACAAAATGCTAGTTCCTGGTCTATAGTATTACATTTCCACAATAAAACAGATGATTGTCATCTAAACCTCATGATAAGGATAAAACAATTGTATTCCTAGATAGGGTAATTTATATCATCATGATGGATgtgttcaataaataaaagacttcTTACCTTAACAGAAAAGCTAATAGTACTTGAGAGACAGAGCAAAGGTGTGGTGCTACAGTGACTCCTTGAAATGAAGCTTTCATTGGTGTTACCCTTCAGTGATATAAATCATCTAAATGCCACATCGTGCATGATCAACAACGATGTTCTCAATTCTGCTGAATTTCAGCTGTGGTTGACAAATAAGTTATTTGCAATTCCTCATTTTAGTTCACATGCATGTAACTGATTCCCTATAAATATAAAGGTTTACATTCTCGTGCCTAATGAAGACAAGGAAATGAGAAagtatcttttatatattcatacatctatAATCGGGTTATCCATAATTCATGTACAGTAAAGTTTATGTTACTTGGAAGGATATAATGCGGTGGGACTATCAACTCATGCTCATAATACTATGGCTTAGTGCTCGCATGTTAACATTATTGATGAAGCAATATAAGCAAGGAAACTTAAAAGGTGTGGCTTTCTCTTGTTGATGTGGTAAATGAATATGagctcccttccctccctcccctttgaATCATGAAAGATCACTATATCTAGATTAACCCTGGGAGTGAATGTCTACGAAAATAGTTGTTCGATTGCACGTTCCATGTCCCAGTTACAAGATGACAGAGCAACGAGGGCTTGGTGTTCCCCAACACCCATATCCATCAAACATCTCACTTTGTTGGCAAACTCACTATTTCCTCTTGAAGCTGAAAAAGAAATGGGTAGAATTAATAGCTCATCTTTGATTCATATATCTGTACGTTCACATTCAGCGATTTTACAATGCTCTATCGATTCTTTACTAATCTTCCGtcatttctttcatatgaacactatactttggaagcttgaatttcaagtcaatgaccctgtaggcttgttctataCGAATGGGGGTTtatctttggaataataataataataataataataataataataataataataataataatactatgcaCTCAGGCCAAAGCTGCAATAAGATCTGTTGGTTTTTAATTGTGAAAAGGGAAGCCACAAGGTTCAAACTATAACCCTGACTTTTACATCTGGAAAGTCACTATTAATTCTGCTTTTGAAAATCAAATCTAAACAAATTTTCAGAAGTCTCAGCAGTCAATTTTAAAAGGAGTTTTAATTCTGTAAAGGGAACTTGTTTAACTCTGTAGCTGCCGTACCTGACATGCTACAAACCCAATGCTGATCTCGGCTGACATCTGAAATTGTAGAAGATGAAAAGATGTTTTGTCTGTTAAAATTTCCTTGACCACACAAAATACCTTAACCTTATGGGAGATGTTGCCACTCCTGGATTGTCACATTTTCCCACTTGCAGAGCAGTCATTTGGTCTACgctagtttttgttttgtgtgttcttatttcatattgatattgttttttgtataaaatattaaaatattaaatgatgtagaaaaagaaaagatgaaagaatttattttgcgtttttatatcctaaagattatATGCATGAAACATAAAAAAGGGGAATGATAATTCTTTTGTTGCCATTCCCTGAAACATAGACGCAGTAGAGCACTGAATGGTTTCacttcatttacatttgtatCATACAATTTTAGTGTACATGATCTTGTAGGCAAACTATATATTCATCCAGAAACTGGTTGGCAAATCTGTTCCTTTCTGTTACAATGTGCTCCATGACTTTGCCATTAACAAAAAAACTCCAAGGGGTTCCCCTTATActgaacaataaatttcacaTCTTTGGGTGAATGAGCAGTAATGAACTCCTCTCTTTATCAGTTACTGCCCAATTACTTGGCAACTCGATGCTCGAATCTAAATTATGGTTTTCTTCAGAATCAGACAAACCTTTTTCAGTCTACGTCAGAGGCTTCTGAGCTGTTACTCTGTTGTAGTCATCATCAGTCTCTACACTGAGTAGTGATAATATCTCTTcaggcaaaagatttttctttcgctTTGGAGTGCTCATTATGGGAGATACATGGgatcaaaacaaactaaaatcaGTCGTTTACCAATGAACGTCTGAAGCGTACTGGGAAATGAGAGGTAGGAGTCCTCTGTCAGACTGTCTTTCCATTGCAAAAATAATTGCCATTTACCCCTAATTTAACTCATAGTGCTACCATACGATGTTCCTGTAATTTGAATAAGAGTAAAGTGTATCTCTGGTCTTGTTCAGTGCAAAACCAACCTTAAAAGAGGGAGAATGTGTTACTCCCCTGAAGGTGGCGTGATATAAAGGGTGGGCGACCGAGATATGCTGTTGGTGACACTCAACAGGCTAATATGCATCTTGGGTGTATCAAACTGAGTCCCATGCTTCTCGGTCTAATCATGCATTTTGGCAACAGAAACCATGCCCTTTAACCAGCCTTTGATACCTAAATCCAAGTTCTAGAATAAATAAGAGGGTCTCTCGACGATGTCTTCTTCAGGATTGACATCTCAGAAGGTCTATCTCTAAAGAGGACATGTTTGCATTTTACAATTATCTCTCTGTAACATGGAATAGTAAATCATCTGCAGAACAATGTCTCCAAACAGTATGGGTACACAGAAAGGACCCAAAGTTAAAAGTCTTGAGTTACATGCAACCAGGGGAGAAGAAAAAGTATCATGTGTTTCACACAATTTCTTTGATTCCATGGCTCATCAGACTAACTTATCTTTCTTTACAGAGTGTCTTCCTACCATCAACCTGTCCTTAGAAACCTCAGACCAAGGGTATATCCAACACATGGAACATCTCTGTTGCAAAAGCAACCTCCCTTGAATCAGTTGTAAACAAGGCTAGGAAACTACCAAGTGGTCTTCTTCCAATCCCAACAGTTCAAATTCACAAGATGGCATGGAATTTAATACCAAAGTGCAGAAATAATGGTGAAAGGAAACACTGATGAATGCAGTCAGTCAGCACACACTCCTGGTATAAGGGAGTGATAAAAACTGCCTAAATAGCTAATATCAATAAAAGCCTAGTTACCTAGTTAAGGAACAACTGCTTTTATTGCAGAAAACAAGTTTTATCATACATACCCATTAATCTTGCACTCCTTACTTCCATAGATGTGGAAATCTCAGTCATCCCAACTTGTATCAACTTCTGTGCAGCTGACTGTACATGTTTAGTCAAGCATTTAACACAAAGCCCACTTCATTTTATGTGTGAAAACTCATTAAAAACCACATTGCAGGGAAGGAAGGGGGGCACTTGCTCTATGAATAATGGGTTTGTTTgaaaaatccttcgggccagccctaggagagctgttaatcagctcagtggtctggtaaaactaaggtatacttaactttttgaaaaatcttgatttttgcataataaaatactttgttttatcACAACTGGAGGATGGACAAAAATGGATATAACTTCTGAGATGAAGTCATGTGAACTCAGAATTTATGAAAGATGGAAGACAAATAAGATGAGAAAGCCAACCTCCAGGGAAACCAGCCTACTGAGGATACTGCACCACCATGGGCAACAAACACAACACTGCATTACATAAACTGATATCAACTTGTCTCACAGGTGTGAGCAAGCACTGAGTTACTTCGGTAACTGTGATCAATTAAAAAGAAGACTCGCTgtaagcaacagcagcagcaacactaAGACTTTTACtgcaacattaaaaaaagtaCACTATTAAAACCCATAGagaataagataataaataacGGGGTCAAAACCATAACCAACAATTAAAAACCAAGGGTAATATAAGCTCAAACAGCAAAACTAGCAAAAACAGCTAAAGAAAAGTGAGAACTGGTCAAGTTCTGGGGAGTAAAATCAACAGACTCTGGCAGACATACTTTGAAGGACCATATTCTGCTGACAGAGGGACATGGGAGCTCAGATGTGCAGACCATGTTGAGAAAAAGGGCTGACACACCTAGGGGCAACTGTCAACCGACAGATTTTGAAGGGCCAACAAAGTTTGGTCAAAGTTTTGTATTCCTTGCTTAATCAATAGGCAgcacaccaacaaaaaaaaagatacaggcagtccccggttaacggcggggaTTCTGTTCCCGGCTGAGccctgataaccaaaaatcgccaataattatgataaaaaatgacatttacgACGTCGTAAGTGCCAATAGACTCCTTGCTggtgccgataaactgcttaccgatgccgataaaccacttaccaacgCTGAATATCGCTTACCAttgccgaaaatctggttaacaatgtCGACAGCCAAGCATCATAAAACCAAAACGCCATTAACCCATACTATCGATAagcaaggactgcctgtactgtcaTTTACAGTATTTCACAATGCAATACAAACATGATATAGACAAACAAAAATGGTGCTATGGATGACAAATAGAAATaccttgttttaaaaacatattttgtatgcattttcaatttcaacagtTATCTGGACACATTTTTGGAAGTAACTCTAATTGGTCTAAGCAAATGAGTACTATGGATGGATAATGACACTAACCATACATTGAACTGACAAGTAACAAGGACATCCAAATTCACAAGAATGGAATCTTTAATGAGGAATCTACCCAATTCACCTTCAGTGTTTGtttaaagatttcaaatagtACCTACACAAGCAACACAAGACAGATTTTAATGCGTTTAAAAATCTCAAATACCCATACTAAAAACACAAGACAGATTTTAATAAGTAAAACACAAGACAgattttaataagtaaaaaaaaaaaaaaaaaaaaaaaaaaaaaaaaaaaaaaaaaaaaaaaaaaaaaaaaacactgtattcTACTCACCTCCAGCATGTACATGAGACCAGTACTGAGCAGTTTCCAAGAAAAGAGAGTGGTTCTCTTTAAACTGTCTAGCTACAACTGCATCCTGGGGGTCATCAGGTTCAGCTGCTGCTAGTAATGCTTGCAAGGACAACAGGACAGTTCTAAGAGTCATTGCTGCAGCCCTGAGGA
Coding sequences within it:
- the Ubc4 gene encoding ubiquitin-conjugating enzyme E2 K, with translation MANIAIQRIKREFKEVIKSDEAQKCAINVELVGDDYRELKGEIAGPPDTPYEGATFHLEIKVPETYPFNPPKVKFLTKIWHPNISSVTGAICLDILKDQWAAAMTLRTVLLSLQALLAAAEPDDPQDAVVARQFKENHSLFLETAQYWSHVHAGASRGNSEFANKVRCLMDMGVGEHQALVALSSCNWDMERAIEQLFS